The sequence below is a genomic window from Setaria italica strain Yugu1 chromosome IV, Setaria_italica_v2.0, whole genome shotgun sequence.
GGATTGGATATCATACCCTGCCGTCTGGGCTCCTATTGGGCCAAAAAGGTAGGCCGAGCCCGGCTCGTATCCGAACAAACAAGAAGCCAGGTTTGATTTTGCGTTGCCCGCGAGGCTCTCTGGCCCGGGCCCGGCTCTGACAAACCGGACGGCATGCTAACAGCCCAATTAACCGCTTGACAAAATCTGTTTACTTTTTGAGTCAAAAATTTGGTATGTTTGTGATTTCTCAAACTTCAATGCATCTAGATGTCAAAACTGATCAAGTAAAAAACAGAGAAAATGTCAAATCTAGTGTGCTATGTGAAAACCGTATTTTTTTGGCGAATGGGATCTGCAAAGCATTTGGGACCAACGTACGTATAACTTACAAAATGGCGCACTATAGTGCATGAAGCTATCCCCTATCACGGAAATGTTGATGCCCTTGGGCAGCCCATAGGCAACAGGAGAGAAGTTCCAATGCCACGTACAAGTTATGTGCTACCGTTCTACTAATTACTGTAGCACCTGACTATACGGAAATTTTTTCATAAAAGTATTAATGGATAGAGCatgcaagaaaataaaatttgaatttgaaaaaaAGCTGcgcgagaaaaaaaagaaaaatcaaaatgtgaATAGTAGCATGTTGCAGGTTAAACACGGATAGTTGCAACCCGATATTATTGATTGCGTTCTCTTTCTTTATTATCCTTGTCGTCTACCTTTATTTTTTACCGAAGTTAGTAGGAAACTCCAAcctatttttaattttttttatttcaaatccACTTAATTCGCTTCCACGGGGAGTCGAACCCGGACTTGTTGGGTGCTACTCAGGTACTCTaccactaggctagagaccCTTTCGCTACCTTCAAACTTTTATTCTTCAAGATCTCGAATGGTAGAGACTTAATGGACGTATTCTGTATCTATGGTGGAAATTCAACGTAGATTAGTGGTGACCAGACCTGAGCATTTTAAGCTAGCCCAGCTCGACCAGCGGGCCTGGCCCGAGCCTGATGGGTTTTGGCCCACCCGCGCTCGCTGCTGGGTCAGGCCAGGTGTGGTAGCGAAAACCAAGCTCGAAAAAATTTCGGGCCAGTAGAGCCCGTCCAAAAAATTAATTTCATTGATTATcctacttaaaaaaaaagaatgggcGGTCCAAGCTCGAGCCTAGCTCAACAACGCTCATGGGATGGTCGTGGGCATAAATTTTTAGCTCAAAATGAACCGGGCTTTTTTTCGACCCGGCCCGCAGAATGCTCAGGTCTAGTGGTGACCTTTGCCATCAATGCTACGGTATACGGGATAAATTGTCGAGCCAAATTTTGGCCTCCTTACTCTCCTCCATATTACATATAAGTTACCAATCTTGTCGCCGAGAAATTAGTTCATATCTTATAAATGATAGGTTCACAGTGCATGACTTTGATAGTCATGTAGTTCCACTAGTACCCTACCTTCACTATCAAAATTTAGGTTCGATGAGAAGCCATTTCACCATGCAAATTGACCATCTAGAAGAGAATTGCGATGTGTTGAACTAAAATAACCCAAACAGAAAAAAACACTTCTCAAATGTGATGCTCTATTCAACTAATCCCAATCCAATTAACTAAATCCAAATACTCTAAGCGTATTAGAATGCTATGCTAAAATCAACCCTGTATATTCCACtaactattttattttctaGGCATAGTTCCTTGTTTATCATCTAGGtcttaaatttattttcttgttttgatgtgTTCCACCTTTAAATTTTTTGTTTCAAAAGGCAGCGCCTATGCACTAGGCAAGGCAGCACTGCCAAGTACCTAGACGTTTTTTTCTAGGCATTTATCCATTTAGAGTGATCTAGGACTTGATCTATGTGCCAAAATGGACACATCAAGAGGAAGATAAATTATGGTAATGGCATTTTTGTGTTGATATGCCATATTTCTTCTGCTTAACAAGGCATTACTCTGATCCAGTCATGCGGAAAAAAAGTACAACTGCCTAGGAACGCCTGGCCACTAGGCCGGCCTTTTGAAACGTTGCTTTTGAACCAATCCAAAGTTGGATAAAGATGAGATTTTCTAAGCAGATGGATAGCTGCACAGATCCCTTCATCTGGAACCACACACTCCTGGAGTCCTGGTGACACGTTGGCTGCGCTATGGTCGCTGTTGGGATTTGGTGGGAATGGGGGAACAGTAAGGGAGAATGAATATCCTTGAACTTTGTCGGTATTTGAAGTTTGCAAGAATCTTGAAGAAGGGCACCAAAATGCATGGTGGACATATCTTTTCAAAATCTAGACCACATGTTAAATGCCATTCTTCAGAAACTATTCATATTTTGACTAAATATTGTTGATCCAAATGGATCACtttctcattcttttttttttacccaaATGGATCACTTTCTCATTCCACTCCCACGAAAGGGTCTTTGGGGTACGTATATGCCAACCATAGGCAGGTGGCTTAGAAGCTAAGTAAAGCATCTAAAGAGCATCTAAGTAGGTAAAGTGCACATAGGCACATAGGTAGATAAAAACACACGcccaacacacacatgactTATTCTATCAATCTTCCCCTAAGTCTTGCGTGTCTTGAGCCATCCTAATCCTAGAGCAGAGTTCTTGGAACTTGATCCTTCCAAGGGACTTGGTAAGAAGGTCGGCGAgttgatccttggtgttgatgtagttcGCCCTGACACTCCCTTCCTTCAAGCAACCTCGGATGAAGTGGTACTCTGATGTGCTTGCTTCGCTCGTGGAAGATGGGATTCTTCGCCAGAGCCAGAGcggacttgctgtccaccctgagctccactgCTTCAGCATCCTTGCCAAGGAGATCGTCGAGCAGCCGAGCAAGCTAGAGAGCCTGAGTCGAAGCGGAAGAAGCAGTAATGTACTCGGCCTCACAGCTAGATagggccaccacctgctgcttgaccgactgccaGCTGACGAGACACTTGCCAAGGAAGAAGAACATCctgctcgtgctcttgctggtgtcgatgtcgccggcgtggtcACTATCACCGTAGCCGATGAAGTGTGCCACCCCGGGACACCTCGGGTAGTGGAGGCCATAGTCGAGAGTCCCTGCAACGTAGCGGAGGATCCTCTTGACAGCCTGCAGGTGCTCCGTCGTCAGTCGCTGCATGAACTGACTGACGTAGCTGATGGAGAACGCCAAGTCCAGCCGTGTGTGGGCGAGGtagcgaaggctccccacaagCCGTCGGTACTGTGTAGCATCCACCTCCTTAGCCGTGCTGTCGTGGCTCAGCTTCAGCCTATCTTCCATCGGAGTGAGAGCTGGGTTGCAGTCGGTGAGCCCACCTAGCTCAACGACGCGCTAGACGTAGGCGATCTGTCGAAGTGTGATGCCGAAGTCGTcctggtgcacctcgatccccaggtagaaggagagaggccccaagtcactcatctggaaggcggccttcatctcctccttgaacacttccacctcctcatcctcgGTGCCCGTGATCACCAGATCGTCAACGTAGACGCCCACCAACAAAGCATTGCCTCCGTTGCCCCGACGGTAGACGGCCGCCTCGtgcgggctttgctcgaagcccatAGTCTTCTGGGTGGAATCCAGCTTGGCATTTGAAGCTCGAGGTGCCTGCCGCAAGCCGTAGAGGGCCTTGCGCAGGCGCAGCACCTTGTCCTCCTTGCCGGGGATGACAAATCCCGACGGCCGGTGGACGTAGACTTGCTCCTTTAAGTCGCCGTTGAGAAATGCCGACTTGATGTCCATGTGGTGGACAAGCCAACCCTCCTAGGCTGCCAGCGTGAGGAGCAGATGcacggactccatccgtgcaacaGGAACGAAAGCGTCGTCGAAGTCAACTCCCTCCTACTGCACAAACCTGCAtgccaccaagcgagccttgtgcttgacaATAGCACCAACTTCATCCTTCTTCAGCTTGtacacccacttaagggtgatcaCACAGTGACCGGGAGGAAGATCAGCCAGCTCCCAAGTTCGGTTCTTCTCAACAGCTTCCATCTCCAGCTTCATTGCGGTGCGCCATGCCGCGTGTCCCTCACCCTCAGCGAAGGAGCgaggctcgtcgtcgtcgtacgCGAGGTTTAGCTCCGCCTCCATGTTGTGAGGCACCAGTCTCAGCACTGGCTGGTCGCCAATGATGTCCTCCACGGTACGATACCTCAAAGGCTCGCCATCATGGTACGCGTCAACGCGGTCCTTGTCGTGAGAGAGCGGAGTGGCGAACTCCACTGGGTTGTGCTCGTCGTGAGCCGGTGCTGGTGCAGGCATGCATGGAGAAGTAGCTACCGGTGCAGGGGCGTGTGACGTGGCCggttgtggtggtggcggtggagagctCGTCGCAGCCGGAGTGGTACTCACCGGAGTCGGTGGAGACCTGGGAACTAGAGTAGGCACGCTCGACGAAGAAGAGCTGCCcactcccccagctccctcgGAGTGGACGTAGTCGATGGTGAAGTCGTCGTACATCGGAGTCGAGCCTTCATCCACCATCTTGCCCCACGCCCAATCTCgcccttcgtcgaacacaacATCGCGCGCTGTGCGCACATGCTGTCTCTGGGTCGAGGATGCGGTAGGCCTTCACCCCCATCTGCGTAGCCGATGCACACCCATGGGGTGCTCCTGTCGTCAAGCTTGCCAACGTGGCCCACCCTTGACGTACGCGAGGCAACCAAAGACACGGAGGTgggcgactaccggcttgcgcCCATGCCAAGCCTCGTATGGTGTCATGCCGTTGAGAGCCTTGGTGGGTGAGCGGTTGAGGATGTAGACGGCTGTCAGCACTGCCTCTCCCCAGAAGATGACTGGCATCCTCTTTTGCTTGAGGAGGGCTCGGGCCATGGCCTCCACCGTCTGGTTGCGCCGCTCGACGACGCTGTTCTGCTGCGGGGTGTACGGCGCAGAGTAGTGGCGCTGGATCCCCTCGTCAGCGTATTACGACGCGAAATCAGTTGCCGTGAACTCGCCGCCATTGTCGGTGCGCAGCACGCGCAGCTTGCGGCCACACTCATTCTCCATAGCAGCTTGAACATGCTTAATGGCGTCCGTAGTAGCTCCCTTGGTGTCGAGGAGGACCACCCACATGTACCGGGAGACGTCGTCGACAAGTAGTAGGAAGTAGCGTTGTCCTCTAGGTGTAGCTGGTGTCACTGGCCCGCAGAGGTCGCCGTGCATGAGCTCGAGCTGCTCCTTGGCTTGAAAGCTCGCATGGCAAGGGAAGGGGTGTCGCCTCTGCTTTGTCACGACGCAGGTGTCGCAGAGCTGCTCCACGTGGTTGATGCACGGCATGCCCCACACCATCTCCTCAGTGCTGAGCCATTTCAGGGCCTTGAAGTGGAGGTGCCCAAAGCACTTGTGCCACCGCCAAGCCTTGTCGTCGTGGCAAGCAGCAAGGCAGAGGGGTTGCGCCACCTCTGTGTAGAGGACGTAGATGCGGTTGCTCCCTCTCTCCACCTTGACGAGTAGGCACTGCCGTCGATTCCAGATCCAGAGCACTCCACCATCAATCTCCACGCGCGAGCCACTCTTATCCAGCTGTCCAAGCCTGATGATCAAGTTTCTCAGCGCGGGGATGTAGAAGACTCAAGTGAGGAGTCGATGCTCGCCAGTCTTGACGACGAGAACGACGAAgccgatgcccttgatgtccacGGCTGAAGAGTCGCCGAACTTGATGGAGCCGCATACATCAACGTTCAAGTCGGAGAAGTACTCCCTGCGCCCAGTCATGTGATGCATGGCACCACTATCGAGGAACCAGCCGTCAATCTTGTCATCGCCGGTACCATCGCTGAGGAAGACGTGTGCGCGTGGCTCGTCAAGGTGGAGGAGAGCCATCACGGCCGATGCCGTTGGAAGTAGCTCGATGCTCCCGCGAGCCAGGAAcagagccggctcctcctcctccgcacccTGTGTGTGACGTGGGCTTAGCCACGCCTTGGCTGACGACACTCCCTAGCCCAGTGGCTAGTCCTACCACAGTTGTGGCACTTGTCATCTTGTGTCGGCTTGTGCTCACCGGCGGCACCGCCCTAGGCACCTCCTCGCGCCTTGGGCGCCTTGTACGGCTTGCCGCGCTTGCGGTCGCCTGTCGAGAAAGAAGGCTCCCCGTTCTTCTGCTCCCTTTGGCGGGCGATCCACTGCTCCTCAGTGAGGTGGAGCTTGCCACCGATGGTGATGGACCTACCAGATGGCATCTCCTCGCGGTCATCGAATGCCTTGAGTTGCCCCGTCAGTTCCTCGATCGACAACATCGAGAGGTCAAGCAGCATCTCGATGGAGATAGTGAGCTGTGAGTACTTCAGGACGACGCGCAGGAACTTCACACGTCTTTCTCCTCATTGATCTTATCATCACCGTACCGCTCCAGCCGCTGCATCAAGCTGGAGAGGCGGAGGGAGAAGTCGTCGACGTCCTCGCCCGGCTCGAAACCCAAACGATCCCACTCCTACCGAAGCTTCTGCAAAGTGGACTTGCGGGTGAGGTTGCTACCAACTCGAGCCGCAGCGATAGCGTCCCAAGCGGCCTTGGCAGCCTTCTTCCCTGAGAggttcgccgccatctccatcgggaCCGTGGCAAGCAACGCCTCGAGCGCTCACTGGTCCTCCTGGCTGTCAACGTTGCCGTACCGGACCGCGTGGagcttcaccttcatcaccgaggaccACTCCATGTAGTTGGTCTTCGTCAACATCGGCCACTGCGTGCTGCAGACGGACTCCTGGATGATGGTCTTCACGACCCTTGGGGGTTGGTGCCTGGAGTCAAGGTCAGAGTCGTAGTTGTAGCCGAGGTCGGACTCGTGGATAGAGCTCCTCCTGCTTCGAGGACGCCCGCTGTCCACGCCTCGACGCAGGTCCCGAACCCACCGGTCCACCCCCGCGTTCCGCCGGTCCGCCTCCTCCGACTCAGGACGGTCGCCGTGCGCCTCGGCACCGGCGTCCTACACCGCACACCTCAACTCCATCTCATCATGACATGCCATCTCGCGCGTCGCCTTTGCCACCTCGCACAGCCGGTCCGCCTCCAGACGCTGCTGGGTGgtggccgccgctgcggcctgTGCCTCCTCCATGGCTAGGCGGGCTGCCTCGGCTGCACGCGCCGCCacgtcctcctcccgccgctgctcctcgaccgccgcctcctcctcggccgccgccctACGACGCCGCCCACTAGTTGTGGTCGAGTGGTGGGAGGAAGAGGCCCGTGAGGCTCGCGAGCGAGCCGGGGAGCGAGCCGGGCACACTGGTAGCGCGTCGGCCGCACACACCGCACCAGCCGTACGCCCCGCGTCGTCCGCGGGCGCTGCACCGGTCACCGAAGCCGCGTTGGCCGCCTGACTAGCACCACCCACACCTCCTGCTGCCCGCCTGGAGCCTGCCATGTCAAGGAAGAAGTCAGGGAAGGGAAAGCTCACCTGGCCCCTGCTCGTCGCCTATACCTCCTCTGCAGCCGCGTCGCTACCCGCTACTGCCGCTCGTCCCCCCCCCCCGGGCCGCCTGCAgccgcgccgcctgctgctaccgctcgccccgccgcccgttgctgctgcacgccgccgccggaatcGCGCCGCTCGCTCGAAGAAGCTGCCCGCCGCTCGGGTCAACGCCTCCCTACCGCGCTCGATCCACGGCCACCGCGTCCGATCCACCACCACCCGCACCAGATCCATGTGCGGGGAGGGTGGGGAAGGCTTCCGGCCGGTCGGATCTTGGCCGGGGATGAGCGGCGCCGGGGTGTGGGCCCGCCGGTTAGGGTTTGAGCTCGGGGTGGAGAGGAGCACAGGgcaaagagagagaggagggctgGTGGGGTGAGAAGTTGGGCTCTGAATACCAATTGTTAGCCCAAATGGATCATTTTCTTCCCCTAAGTCATGTGTGTGGTGGGTGTGTATTTTATCTATCTATCTGCTTATGTGCACTTTATCTACTTAGATGccattttgatattttttttagatgatTTACTTAGCTTCTAAGCCACCTACCCATGGTTAGCTTATATGTACCCCAAAAACCTTTTTGTGGGAGTAAAAAAGAATAAGAAAGTGATCCATTTCAACTAACAAATGAATGCTCAATATTTATTGCCCTATATAAAGGAAAAGAAACTGCATGcgagtaaaaaaaaagaatgagaaaGTGATCCATTTCCTCTATTTCCTCGTGTTATaacaatattttatttatttctgtAGAGTAAGGTTGGTAGCGCTATGGTCGTTGTTGGGATTTGGGTGGTTTCTGGAATTCTGGATGGGGATGGGGAACAATATGGGAGAATGAATATCCTTGAACTTTTTTTCTGTGTCTGAATTTTGCAAGAATCTTGAAGAAGGGCACCAAAATGCATGGTGGACGTATCTCTTCAAAATCTAGACCACATGTTAATGTCATTCTTCAGAAAACTATACATATTTTAACTGAATGTCTTTCCTTTACGttgagatttttctttttcttgatttctattgaagactaAGGTAGGTTGTTCCTGCatcttgagaagaaaaaaaattcctctCAAAAGAATTTGTTCTTAAAACACAATGTACCCATGGTAAGATGAAATAACACGTTCGCTCACCATATATATAACACTAGAGTCGGTCGGAATTGTACAATGATTTACCATGTGTGATACAATTTCTGGTCTCAATTAACAGGATCGATTACTAATTTGTTATAAGCAGCGAGTAGGCCATGAATCATGCACACATCACGTCTCGCTTCCACTACAACACAACAGGCAGCAATGCTCTAGTGGAACTTGAGGCTGGTGAGGACGTTGTTGTTGACGGGGTCGGCGAGGTGGTCGAGCAGGTTCTGGAAGGGGCCGACGCCGGTGACGAGCCCCTGGATGAAGTACCCGAGGATGGCGAGCATGGCGAGCCTGCCGTTCTTGATCTCCTTGAGCTTGAGCTCCTTCATCTCCTTCTCGGTCTTTCCGAACCCGAGCGGGTTGAAGAGCGGGCCGCCGGGGTAGGACGGGTCGCCGGAGCCGGCGAGGAACTTCTCGAGGCCGAGGAAGTACTGCTTGCCCATGGAGCCCGGGTTGTACCAGtcctggaggcggcggtgctcggCGAAGCCCATGAGCGCCATGTTGAAGACGAAGAGCGTGTAGGAGTCGGCCCAGTAGTTGTAGGTGCCCGCCGGCGGGATGACCCCCGTCTTGAACCACGGCAGCGCCGTCTCCGGCGGGATGAGGCCCAGCTTGCCGAAGACCTCCGGAGCGATGGCGCCCGCAGCGCCCAGCATGGCGAAGCGCCCGTTGATCACCTCCCCGTAGGCCAGCCACTTGGGCTCGATGAAGCCGCCGGTGCCCTCCGGGTCGGAGAGGCCCAGCGGGTCGAAACCGTAGTCGCCGGGCAGcctgcgacgacgacggcatCGTCCAAGATCGGATCAGTATATAGTAACTGCAAGAACATTCATGGAGGCATGGAGCTAGCAGTACGTACGTGCCATCGAGGTAGGAGAGGGATTGCTTGGACGCGAACCACAGCTGCCTGTCAGCGCCTTGCTGCAAGAAAGAAGATTCATCCATGATCAGTAGCTCGTTTTAGACGATGAGCTCGGCAAGTAAGAGGTGCAGCGAGAGCAGGTCCGCGCAGACCTTGGCCGGAGGGCTGGAGCTGGCCCTGACGACGAAGGGCGCCTTCCTCGCGGACGACCGGGAGACGGCTTGCACGGGGCGGCCGAGCAGCTGCCGGCCGGAGAGGAGAGCCTGAGCCGCCATGGATCCCTTGCTTGTTGCTTGTGTTCAGCTGCCGACTCTCTGTGGTATCTGCGGTTCGGGAGGAGAGGGGCGCAGAAGAAGAGGCGCCAAAAATATGTGACGGTACCGCGAGGGGGGCCCAGGGAAATCTAAACCgcgcgcggtggccgccggGGAGATGAGGCGCATCCGCGGCGCCACTGGTGGCGCGCCGTGTGGCGGGTACGATGGGATAAGGGGCGAGCGAGGGCCCTGAGGACTTGTGGCGTGTGGCCGCGACGGAGTAACACTTGGCCAAGATTTTTTTCGCCCATGCACACGGCTAGTGGAAGCTTTAAGCCCATTAAATCCATATCAGAGATGTCGGTTCAACATTTCACAAGACTAAATCCAACATTTctgaaaaatatatcaatatttacaaatagttagattcaacatttttagaaACAGATATCAGCACCCGCGGGAATCCTATTAATCTTTCCAAAGATTTTAGTTTACATGTCATCTAATATTTGAGATTAGCGCAATAGTAGTAGAAACATAGCGAAAATGAGGTGAAATAACAAACCAGCGATACATATACATGGCATAAACTGATAAACAACTTGATTGTAGGTGATAGGTGAGAGATAAATTATTTTGGATCTCAAACTTGAAGTGTATCTTCTCTCAAACTGTGAGTCCGTTTTCAAATTCCATTTTAAGGTGTTTAGAATAAATGCAACAAAATAATATGCCATTCGCGATGTACTGTTTCAACATACAATGTTAAATAGGTTCATTTGAAACATCAACCTAAGTTTTACATATTGTTATTCaagtttttagaaaatattgaaGCATGTACAAATTTATAAGATCATAGCTCGATAAACATTAATACGTATACATTGGAATAAAAAAAACGAATAGAAAAATAAGCCTGCTAGAAACAGTGCAGTAGTCTTATAAGGTGAAACCAGTGTTCGTAGGCGGTTTTTCTACCCACCAGCCGAATTTGTATTTATCTGGGTACCAAACAGAGAAGTTTAAGGGTGACAAGAACCAATGACCCACAGCAGAACATAAGAACAATACATATAGGGTTTCTGATCTTGATCGGAAAAGATCCAGAGGCAATGCTTTTTGGGAAGGACAGAGCAATTTTGGTTGCTAACACGAATCTCTTGCAAGTTCATAGGGATGGAGCGATGAAGA
It includes:
- the LOC101782960 gene encoding chlorophyll a-b binding protein 8, chloroplastic, which codes for MAAQALLSGRQLLGRPVQAVSRSSARKAPFVVRASSSPPAKQGADRQLWFASKQSLSYLDGTLPGDYGFDPLGLSDPEGTGGFIEPKWLAYGEVINGRFAMLGAAGAIAPEVFGKLGLIPPETALPWFKTGVIPPAGTYNYWADSYTLFVFNMALMGFAEHRRLQDWYNPGSMGKQYFLGLEKFLAGSGDPSYPGGPLFNPLGFGKTEKEMKELKLKEIKNGRLAMLAILGYFIQGLVTGVGPFQNLLDHLADPVNNNVLTSLKFH